The DNA window CGCGCGACGTAGCGCAGGCTGATGCCGCGCTCGTCCACGGTTGTCGAGGCGCACAGCACCCACACAATCCACGCCAGTGGGAACAGCAGAAGCCAGCCGAGCATCAGCGGCGCCCAGGAAATGCCGATCAGCGCGATGCCGACCATGAGGACAACCCCCACGATGTGCTCTCGGGACGGCCTAAAAATCTTCTGCTGATCATCCGGCTGTGCAGTCATGCCCAACATGCTAGTCAAAGGGCATGCCAGTGAGCGCCAGGGGGCTGGCGCTTATCGACGACCCACTACTCCGGCGGTCCTGTTGCTGGGATGTGCGCGGCTCGGGCGTGTCTTCGTGCAGGCTCAGTGTGTTTTATGCCGCGGGGCGTGAGGTAGCCTTTCGGGCTTTGCCACATGATCTGGCCGCCGACCCGCTGCATCCGGCCCCGGTTTGGCCTGCCGTTTTGCCGGTTGTGGTAGGTGCACAAACAGCACATATTCTCAATCTCGGTCGCCCCGCCTTTAGACCACTCTTGGATGTGGTGCGCCTCGGAAAAATCCGCCGGCTGGTTGCAGCCAGCCCACGCGCAGGTGGCACCATCCGCGCTCATTAGGGCGCGCAGCTCGCGGGTGGCGTGGCGCTCAAATTTCACCGGGTAGAGGTTGACCGGCCCGTCCGTTGCCGAGATCAGCGCGATGTACCCGGCCGTGTGCAGCTTCCGGTTGACCAGCTCTGCACCGCGCAGCCACTCGCCGTTGGTCAGCTGGACTTCGACCTCGCCGTCGTCGCACATGCGCCACTGGACAAAGTCGCCGATGTCCATGTTCAACACGGTAGTAATCGCCGCATCGCCACCCGTGCGTGTGTCCCTCAGCCACGCCTGCGGGTCGTCTTTCGCCGCCCGGTACACCGGCAGGATATCCGTGGTGCGCCCGGTGATGTGCACGGTCGACCACCCTTTGTCGTGGAAAGTCACCGACGCTTTCGGCGCACGCGGTGCGGGCGGGTTGAGTTCCTTCTTCAAGGCTTTCGCGCGTTTGACCACGGTGCGCAGATCGCCTTCGGTTTCGCACAAACGCTGGCGGTAGTGCCACCGGTCTTTATCCGAGTCCAGCGACCGCGACGACCGTGCGATATAGGCCAAGGTTTCCAGGCGGTGCGCATTCTCCCGCGCCGCCGCGACACAGGCGGCCTGCGCCTTCGTGTTGCGCACCGACCCGTAGAACACCTCGGCGGCGAGCGAGAGCTGTTCGGCGCGGTCGCGGTCCATGCCACGGGCGACCAGCTCGGAGACGCTCGCCGAAGCCGCGTCGGCAACGATGGCGATGCCGGCGCGGTCCTGGGCGATCAGTGCGTCTACGAGGTTCATGCCACCCACAATAAACACCCACGACCAGCACAAACAAGCAAATGTGAGAAGTATTCCACTTTCGGCCCAAAAGGGAACCGAAGCCCCAAAACGTGCGTCTAATAGGGTTCGGTGTTTTCAGCGACAGATTCGGTGGGCTGGGTCTCCACGCTCTGCGGAGTGGCCTCGGTGGAGGGTGGCACCTCCGTCGTCGGGACGGCGGAAGACGCCGGAGAAGGCGTCGAAAACTGCGTTGTCACCGCGCTGGAGTACGTGGGCTCGGTGGCGTAGGTGGGTTCCTCGGGCACGTAGCTCGGTGCCACGGCGGACTCCGTAACGGAGGTGCTGGAGCGGGCCGGCGGCGCGAGGAAACCGCTGTTGGCCTCGCTGTCCTCGCCGGGCTGGACCATGAAGCCGCGGATCAGCAGCAGCACCGCGAACACCACGAGCAGGGCAAACGTGGACACTCGCATGAGCCCGTCGAGGAGGCCCTTCGGGCTGGAGGACTCGGTGTCTTCTTCATCCTCGGGTTCCAAGGTTCGCGTCGGGGGTTCGGCG is part of the Corynebacterium imitans genome and encodes:
- a CDS encoding HNH endonuclease signature motif containing protein → MNLVDALIAQDRAGIAIVADAASASVSELVARGMDRDRAEQLSLAAEVFYGSVRNTKAQAACVAAARENAHRLETLAYIARSSRSLDSDKDRWHYRQRLCETEGDLRTVVKRAKALKKELNPPAPRAPKASVTFHDKGWSTVHITGRTTDILPVYRAAKDDPQAWLRDTRTGGDAAITTVLNMDIGDFVQWRMCDDGEVEVQLTNGEWLRGAELVNRKLHTAGYIALISATDGPVNLYPVKFERHATRELRALMSADGATCAWAGCNQPADFSEAHHIQEWSKGGATEIENMCCLCTYHNRQNGRPNRGRMQRVGGQIMWQSPKGYLTPRGIKHTEPARRHARAAHIPATGPPE